Genomic window (Vigna radiata var. radiata cultivar VC1973A chromosome 1, Vradiata_ver6, whole genome shotgun sequence):
TAGGACCCTTCCCATTCTTGCACATACACTTCGACAGCACGGTgtcaaataacggtgttttatcGTCCAACATGTCCATGTGACCATAATCTGCTGCAACAAAATGTGCACAAGGGGGTTTGCTCTCGTTGAAAAAGTCCACGTGGTTCTGCCCTTCAGGAGCACATGGTAGAGGAACAAGGAAAGCCCTTTCTGGTCCTAGTCCAGTTCCTATTACAGCCACGGGAGCCTTCAAATCCAGTGAATGTGGCACCCCTGTCAGAATTTTAGGAGATGTTTTGCTAACCTTACACTTAGTTAATCCTCCCACAGGGTCTATGCCTATCACTGCAGAAAACTTCAGCACCGTTTTAACATGCTGACCTAGGGCCACACAAAACGCAGTTTGTCCACCCTTACTGTGACCTGATAGAACCACTTTCTCCAATTTCGCTTCAACTTTCTCAGGAAGCAAAGGTTGAAGCCCCTTCACAAGCCAATCCACCACTTCTCCTGCTTCCTTTATTTCATCACTAAACAAATTGTTCTAAGGAAAATTTGTGTCAGACAATCGATTCTAAAATAGAGTGACATGTTTTAAAACAttacatattcatttgataGAAAGTG
Coding sequences:
- the LOC106756600 gene encoding chlorophyllase-1-like, coding for MAKIADEKVVTLDVFQKGSIQWSKIPTKPPSSPPKPLVIFTPTVRGAYPVMVFYHGFLLQPNDYCDLLGHIVSHGFIVVAPHLNNLFSDEIKEAGEVVDWLVKGLQPLLPEKVEAKLEKVVLSGHSKGGQTAFCVALGQHVKTVLKFSAVIGIDPVGGLTKCKVSKTSPKILTGVPHSLDLKAPVAVIGTGLGPERAFLVPLPCAPEGQNHVDFFNESKPPCAHFVAADYGHMDMLDDKTPLFDTVLSKCMCKNGKGPRKFMRETVGGLVVAFLRAQLDNLTQDFEAILNDPSLAPATLVDVKYIQA